In Nocardioides conyzicola, one genomic interval encodes:
- a CDS encoding alpha/beta hydrolase, translating into MTTFLLVPGAGGDARFWDRLVAELEARGHRGIPVQLPAADESAGLAAYADEIVAVARDAGPLVLVAQSLGGFSAPLAVDRLDVERLVLLNAMVPAPGETAGEWWSNVGQGQAARAAARRDGRPEEFDMVEDFFHDVPPDVTEEILAGGGSDESERSFTEPWPLDRWPDVPTSGIAGADDRLFPPDLQQRVARERLGIDLTVVPGGHLVALANPGLVAGVLVGD; encoded by the coding sequence ATGACGACCTTCCTCCTCGTCCCGGGTGCCGGCGGCGACGCCCGCTTCTGGGACCGCCTCGTCGCCGAGCTCGAGGCCCGTGGCCACCGCGGCATCCCCGTCCAGCTGCCGGCGGCGGACGAGTCCGCCGGGCTCGCGGCGTACGCCGACGAGATCGTCGCCGTCGCACGCGACGCCGGACCTCTCGTGCTGGTCGCCCAGTCGCTGGGCGGCTTCAGTGCACCGCTGGCCGTCGACCGCCTCGACGTCGAGCGGCTGGTGCTGCTCAACGCCATGGTCCCGGCGCCCGGCGAGACCGCCGGCGAGTGGTGGAGCAACGTCGGGCAGGGCCAGGCGGCCCGCGCCGCGGCCCGACGGGACGGTCGGCCGGAGGAGTTCGACATGGTCGAGGACTTCTTCCACGACGTACCGCCCGACGTCACGGAGGAGATCCTCGCCGGCGGCGGCTCCGACGAGTCGGAGCGCTCCTTCACCGAGCCGTGGCCGCTCGACCGGTGGCCCGACGTGCCGACGAGCGGCATCGCGGGCGCGGACGACCGGCTGTTCCCGCCCGACCTGCAGCAGCGGGTCGCCCGGGAGCGGCTGGGCATCGACCTGACCGTCGTGCCGGGCGGTCACCTGGTCGCGCTGGCCAACCCCGGGCTGGTCGCGGGCGTGCTGGTCGGCGACTGA
- a CDS encoding SPFH domain-containing protein: protein MADIARYPFARHLRGTPTTHVQHVRNGKTVHSGVGAAFWFRPLSAVISEVPVDDRELPLLFHARTSDFQDVTVQATVTFRVTDPVTAAGRIDFSIDPEHGQWRGTPLDQVAGLLTETAQQYALDLIAGADLTSTLTGGVTPVREAIAAGLQSDGRLSETGIAVIGVRVVAIRPEPEVEKALRTPTREQVQQDADAATFERRAVAVERERAIGENELQTRIELARREEQLVTQRGANARREAEEAAAAGTIATDAEARRAERLAEANAAATRVNGQAEGEAEAARLAAYKDLSETVLLGLAVKELAANLPHIQSLVLTPDLLAPVLARLGSSTQET, encoded by the coding sequence ATGGCTGACATTGCTCGCTATCCCTTCGCCCGACACCTGCGCGGGACGCCGACCACCCACGTCCAGCACGTGCGCAACGGCAAGACGGTGCACTCCGGCGTCGGTGCTGCGTTCTGGTTCCGCCCGTTGAGCGCCGTGATCTCGGAGGTCCCGGTCGACGACCGCGAGCTCCCGCTGCTGTTCCACGCGCGGACGTCCGACTTCCAGGACGTCACCGTGCAGGCGACCGTCACCTTCCGGGTCACCGACCCGGTGACGGCCGCGGGCCGCATCGACTTCTCCATCGACCCCGAGCACGGCCAGTGGCGCGGCACCCCGCTCGACCAGGTGGCCGGGCTGCTCACCGAGACGGCCCAGCAGTACGCGCTCGACCTGATCGCCGGCGCCGACCTGACCAGCACGCTGACCGGCGGGGTGACGCCGGTGCGCGAGGCCATCGCCGCCGGGCTCCAGAGCGACGGCCGCCTCTCCGAGACGGGGATCGCCGTCATCGGCGTCCGCGTGGTCGCCATCCGCCCGGAGCCCGAGGTCGAGAAGGCACTGCGGACGCCGACCCGCGAGCAGGTGCAGCAGGACGCCGACGCGGCGACCTTCGAGCGCCGGGCCGTGGCGGTCGAGCGGGAGCGGGCCATCGGCGAGAACGAGCTCCAGACCCGGATCGAGCTCGCCCGCCGCGAGGAGCAGCTGGTCACCCAGCGCGGCGCCAACGCGCGTCGCGAGGCCGAGGAGGCGGCCGCCGCCGGCACGATCGCCACCGACGCGGAGGCCCGTCGGGCCGAGCGGCTCGCCGAGGCCAACGCCGCCGCCACCCGGGTCAACGGCCAGGCCGAGGGCGAGGCCGAGGCGGCCCGGCTCGCGGCGTACAAGGACCTGTCGGAGACGGTGCTGCTCGGCCTGGCGGTCAAGGAGCTCGCTGCCAACCTGCCCCACATCCAGAGCCTCGTGCTGACCCCCGACCTGCTGGCACCCGTGCTCGCCCGGCTCGGCAGCAGCACCCAGGAGACGTGA
- a CDS encoding YiaA/YiaB family inner membrane protein, with protein MDNHTPSSKNTTAFFAQSALAFGIALLTMMVAIFYLPADPWPKAFLALGTLFLTTSSFSLAKCVRDAQETQYVVSRLDQARVDRILAEHDPWKEVA; from the coding sequence ATGGACAACCACACGCCCTCCAGCAAGAACACCACCGCCTTCTTCGCGCAGTCCGCCCTCGCCTTCGGCATCGCACTGCTCACCATGATGGTCGCGATCTTCTACCTGCCGGCCGATCCGTGGCCCAAGGCCTTCCTGGCTCTCGGGACCCTCTTCCTGACCACCTCGTCCTTCTCCCTCGCCAAGTGCGTCCGCGACGCCCAGGAGACGCAGTACGTCGTCTCCCGGCTCGACCAGGCACGCGTCGACCGGATCCTCGCCGAGCACGATCCGTGGAAGGAGGTCGCGTGA
- a CDS encoding MFS transporter, translated as MSPLASYRRLFELAGPTYVVVAFLARLPLAMSQLGTLLLVSEATGSYGLGGLSAGALAVANAVGAPFAGALADRVGQRHVVLVQSLAGAAALGLLVLLVHVGASDLAVVATAALAGLSMPQVGPLARVRWRPITARTGAQQRRLVDVAFSYEGAADEASFAIGPALVGIGVVALSPGGALLLAAALLATFGTAFALHGSARIVRGSGAALPTGRLVTPVLLVLIGAQVLIGTLFGATQTGTTVLATEAGHPGVAGLVHATLGLGSAIAGIATAFIPARIGPERRIRYAASALLVLSLPLLLVDSLPTLTIAVALLGCAVAPFMIGVFTLAERVVSPAKVATAMTVLASATGIGYALGSTVGGRLADQHGYTAAFAVTVTAMAGALALVGLAQRALHDALEVAQSPTSTPATSPGLASATR; from the coding sequence GTGTCACCGCTCGCCTCCTACCGGCGGCTCTTCGAGCTCGCCGGGCCGACGTACGTCGTCGTCGCGTTCCTCGCCCGGCTGCCGCTCGCCATGAGCCAGCTCGGCACCCTCCTCCTCGTCTCCGAGGCCACCGGCAGCTACGGGCTCGGCGGACTGTCGGCCGGCGCCCTCGCCGTTGCCAACGCCGTCGGGGCGCCCTTCGCCGGTGCGCTCGCCGACCGGGTCGGCCAGCGCCACGTCGTGCTGGTCCAGTCGCTGGCGGGCGCCGCGGCGCTCGGCCTGCTGGTCCTCCTCGTGCACGTCGGTGCGTCGGACCTCGCCGTGGTCGCCACCGCCGCCCTCGCCGGACTCTCGATGCCGCAGGTCGGGCCGCTCGCCCGGGTGCGGTGGCGGCCGATCACCGCACGGACCGGCGCCCAGCAGCGCCGGCTGGTCGACGTGGCGTTCTCCTACGAGGGTGCGGCCGACGAGGCGTCCTTCGCGATCGGCCCGGCCCTGGTCGGGATCGGGGTCGTCGCCCTCTCCCCCGGCGGAGCGCTGCTGCTCGCGGCGGCGCTGCTGGCGACCTTCGGCACGGCGTTCGCGCTGCACGGCTCGGCCCGCATCGTGCGGGGCTCCGGCGCCGCGCTGCCGACCGGGCGGCTGGTGACACCGGTGCTGCTCGTGCTCATCGGCGCGCAGGTCCTGATCGGCACCCTCTTCGGCGCCACCCAGACCGGCACGACCGTGCTCGCCACCGAGGCGGGTCACCCCGGCGTCGCGGGTCTGGTGCACGCGACCCTCGGCCTCGGCAGCGCGATCGCCGGCATCGCCACCGCCTTCATCCCGGCCCGCATCGGCCCGGAGCGCCGGATCCGGTACGCCGCGAGCGCGCTCCTCGTCCTCTCCCTTCCGCTCCTCCTCGTCGACTCCCTGCCGACGCTGACCATCGCGGTCGCGCTGCTCGGCTGCGCCGTCGCGCCGTTCATGATCGGCGTCTTCACGCTCGCCGAGCGGGTCGTCAGCCCAGCCAAGGTCGCCACCGCGATGACCGTGCTCGCCAGTGCGACCGGCATCGGCTACGCCCTCGGCTCGACCGTGGGGGGTCGGCTCGCGGACCAGCACGGCTACACCGCGGCGTTCGCGGTGACGGTGACCGCCATGGCCGGCGCGCTCGCCCTGGTCGGTCTCGCGCAGCGCGCGTTGCACGACGCGCTCGAGGTCGCTCAGTCGCCGACCAGCACGCCCGCGACCAGCCCGGGGTTGGCCAGCGCGACCAGGTGA
- a CDS encoding NUDIX hydrolase, translating to MAYDPTAYPAVAVTVDLVVLTIRDDRLCALAVRRGERPFRGRWALPGGFVRPTEELDAAAARELAEETGLTPAQVHVEQLRTYGSPRRDPRMRVVSVAYLGLAPDLPVPLPGTDAEAATWMPVSELEGADVRLAFDHAEILRDGVERARAKLEYSSLAAAFCPAEFTVAELRRVYEIVWGTEIDARNFHRKATKTAGFLEPTGETTTRDGGRPALLYRRGPAEQLQPPLTQPRR from the coding sequence ATGGCCTACGACCCGACTGCGTACCCCGCCGTCGCGGTGACCGTCGACCTGGTCGTGCTCACGATCCGCGACGACCGGTTGTGCGCGCTCGCCGTACGCCGGGGTGAGCGTCCGTTCCGGGGCCGGTGGGCGTTGCCGGGCGGGTTCGTGCGGCCGACCGAGGAGCTCGACGCGGCGGCCGCTCGGGAGCTCGCCGAGGAGACCGGTCTGACGCCGGCTCAGGTGCACGTCGAACAGCTCCGCACCTACGGCTCACCGCGCCGGGACCCCCGGATGCGCGTCGTGAGCGTCGCCTACCTGGGGCTCGCGCCCGACCTGCCGGTCCCGCTGCCCGGCACGGACGCCGAGGCTGCGACCTGGATGCCGGTCAGTGAGCTCGAGGGCGCCGACGTACGCCTCGCCTTCGACCACGCGGAGATCCTGCGCGACGGGGTGGAGCGGGCCCGCGCGAAGCTCGAGTACTCGTCCCTGGCCGCGGCGTTCTGCCCGGCCGAGTTCACGGTCGCCGAGCTGCGTCGCGTCTACGAGATCGTGTGGGGCACCGAGATCGACGCCCGCAACTTCCACCGGAAGGCGACCAAGACCGCTGGCTTCCTCGAGCCGACCGGGGAGACCACGACCCGGGACGGCGGTCGTCCCGCCCTCCTCTATCGGAGGGGCCCGGCCGAGCAGCTCCAGCCGCCGCTCACCCAGCCGCGACGCTAG
- the macS gene encoding MacS family sensor histidine kinase, giving the protein MSSWTSPASIAIKDQMFRALAVLRVVLLVNAVVLNLYRADNFQRPVAGAVCIVVMVAWTAFAVWAYDEARRRTWLLLGADLAIAIGLLLATPLVKGPGFSASVPGFWVVGALVACAIHYRVVGGLVAGVLLATADLATREHMGQSDYGNAFLLVIGGAIVGYLCDSLQRMATERDVAEREAAMAAERARLARAVHDGVLQVLALVQRRGRELGGEAGELGRLAGEQERELRGLIRAQEAVSTLGQDATVDLAAELARLEHGQDVTVSGPGTPVELPAATARELVAVVRACLDNVRVHVGEDAPAWVLLQAFPDRVEVSVRDDGPGIPAGRLEEAAAQGRLGVAESVRGRIADLGGTAELSTGSFGTEWELVVPRLGSTP; this is encoded by the coding sequence GTGAGCTCGTGGACGTCGCCGGCGTCGATCGCCATCAAGGACCAGATGTTCCGCGCGCTCGCGGTCCTGCGGGTCGTCCTGCTCGTCAACGCCGTGGTCCTGAACCTCTATCGGGCCGACAACTTCCAGCGGCCGGTCGCGGGCGCGGTCTGCATCGTGGTGATGGTGGCGTGGACCGCCTTCGCCGTCTGGGCGTACGACGAGGCGCGCCGCCGTACCTGGCTGCTCCTGGGTGCCGACCTGGCGATCGCCATCGGCCTGCTGCTCGCGACGCCGCTGGTCAAGGGGCCCGGCTTCAGCGCCAGCGTGCCCGGCTTCTGGGTCGTCGGGGCGCTGGTCGCGTGCGCGATCCACTACCGGGTCGTCGGCGGCCTGGTCGCCGGTGTGCTCCTGGCCACCGCCGACCTCGCCACGCGGGAGCACATGGGCCAGTCGGACTACGGCAACGCCTTCCTGCTCGTCATCGGCGGGGCGATCGTCGGCTACCTGTGTGACTCGCTGCAACGGATGGCCACCGAGCGCGACGTCGCCGAGCGCGAGGCCGCGATGGCCGCCGAGCGCGCCCGTCTGGCGCGAGCGGTGCACGACGGGGTGCTCCAGGTGCTCGCCCTGGTCCAGCGACGCGGGCGCGAGCTGGGTGGCGAGGCCGGCGAGCTCGGCCGACTGGCCGGCGAGCAGGAGCGCGAGCTGCGCGGGCTGATCCGGGCCCAGGAGGCCGTCAGCACCCTCGGCCAGGACGCGACGGTGGACCTGGCCGCCGAGCTGGCGCGGCTCGAGCACGGCCAGGACGTCACCGTGTCGGGTCCGGGCACGCCGGTGGAGCTGCCCGCCGCCACCGCCCGTGAGCTGGTCGCGGTGGTGCGGGCGTGCCTCGACAACGTCCGGGTCCACGTCGGCGAAGACGCGCCCGCGTGGGTGCTCCTGCAGGCGTTCCCGGACCGCGTGGAGGTGTCGGTCCGCGACGACGGGCCGGGCATCCCGGCCGGCCGGCTCGAGGAGGCCGCCGCACAGGGTCGGCTCGGCGTCGCCGAGTCCGTCCGCGGCCGGATCGCCGACCTCGGGGGCACCGCGGAGCTGTCCACCGGCTCGTTCGGCACCGAGTGGGAGCTCGTCGTACCCCGACTAGGCTCGACGCCGTGA
- a CDS encoding TetR/AcrR family transcriptional regulator, which produces MPDASATSTDHRARIVDVAAQLLREHGAAAVTTRAVAEGAGVQAPTIYRLFGDKDGLMEAVAEHVLATYVSAKAAVVEAAEADDVDPLDDLRAGWDSQIDFGVANPTLFGFLSDPARGLSSPAARAGADVLRARVHRVALTGRLRVGEDRAVDIIRAAGTGTVTTILSTPPERRDHGLADAMYQAVLGQILVDAPAAAPGEPAAAAVAFRALTPDLDMLTDAERALLGEWVDRVIDTL; this is translated from the coding sequence ATGCCCGACGCGTCCGCCACCTCGACCGACCACCGGGCGCGGATCGTCGACGTCGCCGCCCAGCTCCTCCGTGAGCACGGCGCGGCCGCGGTGACCACGCGGGCGGTCGCCGAGGGCGCCGGCGTCCAGGCGCCGACGATCTACCGGCTCTTCGGCGACAAGGACGGGCTCATGGAGGCCGTGGCCGAGCACGTGCTGGCCACCTACGTCTCCGCGAAGGCCGCCGTCGTCGAGGCCGCCGAGGCAGACGACGTCGACCCGCTGGACGACCTGCGCGCAGGCTGGGACTCGCAGATCGACTTCGGGGTCGCGAACCCCACTCTCTTCGGCTTCCTCAGCGACCCTGCCCGGGGGCTCTCCTCCCCCGCGGCCCGGGCCGGCGCCGACGTCCTCCGCGCCCGCGTGCACCGAGTCGCGCTCACCGGCCGACTCCGGGTCGGCGAGGACCGGGCCGTCGACATCATCCGGGCGGCCGGGACCGGCACCGTCACCACGATCCTGTCGACTCCGCCGGAGCGCCGGGACCACGGTCTCGCCGACGCGATGTACCAGGCCGTGCTCGGCCAGATCCTCGTCGACGCGCCGGCAGCCGCGCCGGGCGAGCCCGCGGCGGCGGCCGTCGCGTTCCGCGCCCTCACGCCGGACCTCGACATGCTCACCGACGCCGAACGAGCACTCCTCGGCGAGTGGGTCGACCGCGTCATCGACACTCTCTGA
- the serC gene encoding phosphoserine transaminase, with translation MTDTLRIPADLLPSDGRFGAGPSKIQPAHLDALAATGTSLMGTSHRQAPVRELVGRVRSGLADLFSLPDGYEVVLGNGGATAFWDVATFGLIERKSQHLAFGEFSSKFATAATAAPWLDAPSIIASDPGTRPVPVAEDGIDVYAWAHNETSTAVMAPVVRPAGASPDSLVLIDATSGAGGLPVDVRETDVYYFAPQKSFASDGGLWLALMSPAALDRAASIAATDRHIPAFFDLPTAITNSVINQTYNTPAVATLFLMAEQIDWMNGAGGLEGMVARTTASSDALYTWAEKSSYAFPYVADPADRSLVIGTIDFEQPVDASAIAAALRANGIVDTEPYRKLGRNQLRIAMYPAVDPADVEALTACIDWVIERL, from the coding sequence GTGACCGACACCCTTCGCATCCCCGCCGACCTGCTGCCCTCCGACGGGCGGTTCGGTGCCGGGCCCTCGAAGATCCAGCCGGCACACCTCGACGCCCTCGCCGCGACGGGCACGTCGCTGATGGGGACGTCGCACCGCCAGGCGCCGGTGCGCGAGCTCGTCGGTCGGGTCCGCTCCGGCCTCGCCGACCTCTTCTCGCTGCCGGACGGCTACGAGGTCGTGCTGGGCAACGGCGGGGCGACGGCCTTCTGGGACGTCGCGACGTTCGGGCTGATCGAGCGGAAGAGCCAGCACCTGGCGTTCGGCGAGTTCTCGTCGAAGTTCGCCACCGCGGCCACCGCCGCGCCCTGGCTGGACGCCCCGTCGATCATCGCGTCCGACCCCGGCACCCGTCCGGTCCCCGTCGCCGAGGACGGCATCGACGTCTATGCGTGGGCGCACAACGAGACGTCGACCGCGGTGATGGCTCCCGTCGTCCGACCGGCCGGCGCCTCCCCCGACTCGCTGGTGCTCATCGACGCCACCTCCGGCGCCGGAGGGCTGCCGGTCGACGTGCGCGAGACCGACGTCTACTACTTCGCCCCGCAGAAGAGCTTCGCCTCCGACGGCGGCCTGTGGCTCGCCCTGATGTCGCCCGCGGCACTGGACCGGGCGGCGTCGATCGCCGCCACCGACCGGCACATCCCGGCCTTCTTCGACCTGCCGACCGCGATCACCAACTCCGTGATCAACCAGACCTACAACACCCCGGCCGTCGCGACGCTCTTCCTGATGGCCGAGCAGATCGACTGGATGAACGGCGCGGGCGGGCTGGAGGGCATGGTCGCCCGGACCACGGCGTCCTCGGACGCGCTCTACACGTGGGCCGAGAAGTCGTCGTACGCCTTCCCGTACGTCGCCGACCCCGCCGACCGATCGCTGGTCATCGGCACCATCGACTTCGAGCAGCCCGTCGACGCGTCCGCGATCGCCGCGGCGCTCCGGGCCAACGGGATCGTCGACACCGAGCCCTACCGCAAGCTCGGCCGCAACCAGCTGCGGATCGCGATGTACCCCGCCGTCGACCCGGCCGACGTCGAGGCGCTGACGGCCTGCATCGACTGGGTCATCGAGCGCCTCTGA
- a CDS encoding NAD(P)H-binding protein: MIIVTGATGPLNGATVDHLLERVPASELVVVARDPSRAERFADRGVAVRRGDYAEPQSLPGAFDGADQLLLVSSSDPAADAVSLHRSAIEAAVAAGVGRILYTSHQGASPDSPFRPARDHAATEQVLADSGVAWTSLRNGFYAHSLSWLIGPWRETGVVTVPVDGPVSWTARADAAEAAAAVLLSDGAYDGPVTIAASESPTFEDVAALAAQLAGRDVERVVVGEDAWLAAQVAGGTAEFMARFTLGIYQAAHAGLFANEDTTLETVLGRAPRTVGDLLLS, encoded by the coding sequence ATGATCATCGTCACCGGTGCCACCGGACCACTCAACGGCGCGACCGTCGACCACCTGCTGGAGCGGGTGCCGGCCAGCGAGCTGGTCGTCGTGGCCCGCGACCCGTCGCGAGCCGAGCGCTTCGCGGACAGGGGGGTCGCCGTACGACGCGGTGACTACGCCGAGCCGCAGTCGCTGCCGGGTGCGTTCGACGGAGCCGACCAGCTGTTGCTGGTGTCGTCGAGCGACCCCGCCGCCGATGCGGTGAGCCTGCACCGCTCGGCGATCGAGGCGGCGGTCGCTGCCGGGGTCGGGCGCATCCTCTACACGAGCCACCAGGGCGCCTCGCCCGACAGCCCGTTCCGTCCGGCCCGCGACCATGCCGCCACCGAGCAGGTCCTCGCGGACAGCGGTGTCGCCTGGACCTCGCTGCGCAACGGGTTCTACGCCCACAGCCTGTCGTGGCTGATCGGTCCGTGGCGCGAGACCGGGGTCGTCACCGTCCCGGTCGACGGGCCGGTCTCCTGGACGGCGCGCGCCGACGCGGCCGAGGCGGCCGCGGCTGTCCTGCTCTCCGACGGTGCGTACGACGGACCGGTCACGATCGCCGCCAGTGAGTCGCCGACGTTCGAGGACGTGGCCGCGCTCGCTGCCCAGCTGGCGGGGAGGGACGTCGAGCGGGTGGTCGTCGGCGAGGACGCGTGGCTCGCCGCCCAGGTCGCAGGAGGGACCGCGGAGTTCATGGCGCGCTTCACGCTCGGCATCTACCAGGCCGCGCACGCAGGCCTCTTCGCCAACGAGGACACGACCCTCGAGACCGTTCTCGGCCGAGCACCGCGCACCGTGGGCGACCTGCTGCTCAGCTAG
- a CDS encoding response regulator transcription factor: protein MVVDDHPLWRDAVERDLAAAGLDVVAVAADGREALARFPAARPQVVVLDLQIPAPDGVEVTTEIVRQDPSVRVLILSASGEHADVLAAVKAGATGYLVKSASREELLTAVRRVADGDPVFTAGLAGLVLGEFQRISDAPTPDPSEPRLTERETEVLKMVAKGLSYRQIADRLVLSHRTVQNHVQNTLTKLQMHNRVELTRYAIERGLDAE, encoded by the coding sequence ATGGTCGTCGACGACCACCCGCTGTGGCGTGACGCCGTGGAGCGTGACCTCGCGGCCGCGGGGCTCGACGTGGTCGCCGTCGCGGCCGACGGGCGCGAGGCGCTGGCCCGCTTCCCCGCGGCCCGGCCGCAGGTGGTGGTCCTCGACCTGCAGATCCCGGCCCCGGACGGGGTCGAGGTGACGACGGAGATCGTGCGCCAGGACCCGTCGGTGCGGGTGCTGATCCTGTCCGCGTCGGGCGAGCACGCCGACGTGCTCGCGGCGGTGAAGGCGGGTGCGACCGGCTACCTGGTGAAGTCGGCCTCGCGCGAGGAGCTGCTGACCGCCGTACGACGGGTCGCCGACGGGGACCCGGTCTTCACCGCCGGGCTGGCGGGCCTGGTGCTCGGCGAGTTCCAGCGGATCTCGGACGCGCCGACGCCCGACCCGTCGGAGCCACGGCTGACCGAGCGCGAGACGGAGGTCCTCAAGATGGTCGCCAAGGGCCTCTCCTACCGCCAGATCGCCGACCGCCTGGTGCTGTCGCACCGGACCGTGCAGAACCACGTCCAGAACACGCTCACCAAGCTGCAGATGCACAACCGCGTCGAGCTCACCCGCTACGCCATCGAGCGCGGACTCGACGCCGAGTAG